Below is a genomic region from Neoarius graeffei isolate fNeoGra1 chromosome 12, fNeoGra1.pri, whole genome shotgun sequence.
ggaaaaagattgatgttgcaaaatgtcgccaacttgttcattccatgcctagaagacttggtgctgtcattaaaaatcatggaggccgtacaaagtactagatgtagtagttcttgttggggggggggggtgtactcatttttgcaccacccaaatttgaataaaactgaaaaatgtgtaatctaagtttatattattaaccttactttcccgttataagttaaacagatgttatattaaactttgtcttgtcaacattttggaaattgtttgtgttcattgagatattgtttaaaatgttacttttcaaagggggtgtactcatttatgctcagcACTGTATGCCTGAAAACAGCACTTtcgtctatcgtaaaacatgccctacttgataccttaatatttatagtttggttaaggtaccaacttcatattttgtgcatttgctaatcagaacaagctctttccagtggtataattgattttatggtagaccttgtcatacatttgcaatatgcatttgaattataggtgcaaaatgtttttttttaaagcctaataaatcagaaagtttcatttcttttgaacacatacctagttgtttaaagagtactataacatgaggaataaataagaaaatttgaaagatctggtgtgctttactGTGGAGATATAGGGGGGGTCAAAGCtgctccaaagcacgatagaagacttttttttttatgattttcagcaagccataacttggcaaatattgaactgtgaactttctgttatagtatttaaaggcgtctggcactgaagaacaatccttgaaaatttcatgtatcttgcatggtttaaggtggggtttacattagaccgtatcagcggatcatcagattaacgtttttaaaacgattagcgtgcacacagcaacaccaatacacgattcgcgtgcacacagcaacaccaatacacggatacgctcggctccgcaggcatcctgcgctccaaatcactccgccctgaacagcaagtgccctctggagggtgcgcactccggccctgcgcagctcacagagcgcgcgagtatagcgcacgagcagtgagtcgggactgagccgctgtgtgtgtgatcccagcgcatatcacttaccacttgcaagtggaaggatggcaagcctaaagacaatcataactacacaatggacagtatttgcatcagtatttgcagtattttcatacttttatactctttaatgaaaggtgatacaaggcggaagtccgcgccgtttttcagcagtcgcggcacatgaccaacgccagcgaatcaggaaggtggatgtcacagtgacgttgtccaatgacgacgccagctagagctcagcacagcgcatccacgtattctcaatgtttacacagcaccggaccagacacgatctggattgaatacgtggaccctggcggattcccgtttcccggcattttaatgtaaacggacaatgcatccgcgaagaaaacgagacagatacggtctaatgtaaacttggcctaaaagtaacgacttatggaagttaggtccgttttctgtagcacacgttttaacagtgaaattggggccacgccccttttttaaagctcctatatctcagaaactaatgaaggtacaagtctaaaattttgtacactatttattgggcacactgacgatatttccagaaagtatgaagcaaatctgagatggtcagtggtgaGGCCactggtgatttcacatggattgaccctaATGTGAGATGATTTTGAATTGGGATTTGTACACATTCTCGGATCTTTCTGTATCATTTTGGGAAACGTTTCCTGTAGTGTAGAATAGGATTTCCAATATAAAGTGATGCCACAAACGTGTGATGTTGATTGACAACACAGATTTTACATATCAGCACTAATTAGAGTTTATTTGCTTTTATTTATCTACCTATCTTCCGTTCAGTACTGCCActttttatcttcatttatcacaattcttgtttttaaGCACTATTAAATGCACATTCACGTGTACAAAGCACATTTTTATggttacatttttatctgtagATTGTATAGTCAGTTTGTTCTTGAGATCAAGATCAgatagttttctgataccatgtccatacaataaataGAGCAAATATatgctatatgaggcagtagccacaaaaatgaagcgtaatccgaaaaaggaacaatttaaaaattacagatgtaaaatataccaagtgtctgtactttatattattctactcttacagttttcaaaactgaaacctccgaaccgaggctgacatacacacgccgtcaccatgacccaaacttttatttcctggaaatggcccggcgctagagctcagtggtcgcaacactcttttcgacaacttcctgtaacaactcggaagtgcgtcacatctacatcacacatgggaccactggccgaagaaggcgaggaaaagggggacaacctggagtatattttaaaataggaacacactttcccgcggtaataagcataaacgtgtCTGAGAgagatttctttagtccatttatttgttacactcattcttacaacacggcgACATAGTGGCTCCTGTGAGGCAGTAGTCACAAAAATGTGAAATCAGGGCTTCCATAATCctttctttttccacagtggagtgaGTGATCAATAAACGTCTACAACACTGTGGAAATAATCATTGCTGAGGTAGTGTGATGTGACCCAAAGCAAAACAGAGTtcttgttaccaccctgaagttgatcagGCCTtgaggtgttttattcctctaatgCTACAGCACTTTGCCAATGCTaacaatttatttattaattagtaAGACGTTACTTTTATCAGTTACGTTTCACGCTGTGAAACATGctagaaatgtgtgtgtgagagattaacCAATAGCAGAGTCTGTATGTATCTGCTGTGATGTCATACTGAAACTGGATAAAGTGAGATTAGCGCTTCACCCATCCTGTTTTGTTTTGATTTAGGGACAGAGTACAACTCCTGTAAATTACACTGATGTGTGCGCGAAAGAACTTTACCTCCAGCtccttgatcttgtcatctgccgTTTTCTGCTTTTCCATCAGCTGATTATTTATCTCATTCTTTGACTGCAAGATAAACCTGTAAAGCAGTATGAGTGACTTTAAATCTTTGAACTTCATCACCCTGAATCTGAACTTCAGTGATAACAGCAGATAAAACATGAAGGCATCAGCACAATGAGTGAGATACATACATTCGTCCTACTCCTTCGTACATGCGAGTGTTATTGGGGAGTGAACCGATCTCTACATGGGTCAGATTAGCGTGCTTCTTCATTCGACTCAGTTGCTCGATTTGTAAGTCTGCGAGCTTCACCTTCTGCTGCGTATCAATCATTTTGGCTTGCAGTTCTGCAAAGGCCTGAATGGTGACCAAGACAGGAACACAATATATTTCAATGGAAAAGGACAGTGTTATGAGTGAAATGACAAAATATATTCAATAAATGAAAAGCTTGACTTGAAagttacttgaaagtttgtgaaccctttagaattttctagatttctccatgaatatgacctaaaacaacatcagattttcacacaagtcctaaaagtagataaagagagcccagttaaacaaatgagacaaaaatattatacttggtcatttatttattgaggaaaatgatccaatattacatatctgtgagtggcaaaagtatctggtgtgacccccttgtgcagcaataactgcaactaaacgtttcccgtaactgttgatcagtcctgcacaccggcttggaggaattttagcccattcctccatacagaacagcttcaactctgggatgttagtgggtttcctcacatgaactgctcgcttcaggtccttccacaacatttcgattggattaaggtcaggactttgacttggccattccaaaacattaactttattcttctttaaccattctttggtagggcgacttgtgtgcttagggtcattgtcttgctgcatgacccaccttctcttgagattcagttcatggacagatgtcctgacattttcctttagaattcgctggtataattcagaattcattgttccatcaatgatggcaagccgtcctggcccagatgcagcaaaacaggcccaaaccatgatactaccaccaccatgtttcacagatgggataaggttcttatgctggaatgcagtgttttcctttctccaaacataatgcttctcatttaaaccaaaaagttctattttggtctcatccgtccacaaaacatttttccaatagccttctggcttgtccacgtgatctttagcaaactgcagacgagcagcaatgttctttttagagagcagtggctttctccttgcaaccctgccatgcacaccattgttcagtgttctcctgatggtggactcatgaacattagccaatgtgagagaggccttcagttgctgagaaattaccctggggtcctttgtgacctcgccgactattacacgccttgctcttggagtgatctttgttggtcgaccactcctggggagggtaccaatggtcttgaatttcctccatttgtacacaatctgtctgactgcggattggtggagtccaaactctttagacatggttttgtaaccttttccagcctgatgagcatcaacaacgctttttctgaggtcctcagaaatctttgctcgtaccatgatacacttaaataagaattgattgaaaacacctgactctaatttcaccttcaaattaactgctaatcctagaggttcacatacttttgccgctcacagatatgcaatactggatcattttcctcaataaataaatggccaagtataatatttttgtctcatttgtttaactgggttctgtttatctacttttaggacttgtgtgaaaatctgatgttgtttttggtcatatttatgcagaaatatagaaaattctaaagggttcataaactttcaagcaccactgtaagtaaacATATGCATCAATTTTGACATATAAATTGATTATCTGGCTAAGTACTAATATTTTTCATGGCTTGGATGTAGGAAAGTGTGACTAGCTGAAAGAttcatgctagctagctagctatcacATATCAATCCTCATCAAGTCATTAATCATTCATTACTATTAGTATAAGCATCATAACACTTTAGCTAGCAACAATTAGCTAGCAACCTACACCACGCTGGCATTCTTATACAAATTTACCTCAGTTGTACAAGATTCCAACCCAACACTCTTAGCACAAATATACAGCTTCTATTCTCACCAACTGCTCCTACAAAAATGAAGTTTCAGTGCATATGAATATAAGAGCTGTTGTTAATTGACTGAGCTTTACCTTCTTCAGTTCTAGGTCTACGGGCGCCGCCATGTTGTCAGAGATAGGCGAACCGAATGCGCATGCGCACTGTAGGCTTCCCCTCAGCATTCCCTTATTGGGGAATGAAGCCTTTACAGGAAGAACTGAAATGCTGTGATTAAATGTTGTGCTGACTTAGAGACTGTTATTATAAGAAGAGTCAGTGAAAATGATTTACACCCGACATATAAAATGTAACCTGAACTGAACCGTTTGTATGTGTTTTAAAGAAGTGGCTCTCAAATGGAAACAGTGGTAGCTGAGTGGTCAACAAAAACCCCACAATCCTCCATTATCAAAGGTTTTATAAATGTcattgcatctcatctcattatctctagccgctttatcctgttctacagggtcgcaggcaagctggagcctatcccagctgactacgggcgaaaggcggggtacaccctggacaagtcgccaggtcatcacagggctgacacatagacacagacaaccattcacactcacattcatacctacggtcaatttagagtcaccagttaacctaacctgcatgtctttggactgtgggggaaaccggagcacccggaggaaacccacgcggacacagggagaacatgcaaactccacacagaaaggccctcgccggccacagggcttgaacccggaccttcttgctgtgaggtgacagcgctaaccactacaccaccgtgccacccttgattctgattctgattctgaaaaagGAT
It encodes:
- the pfdn1 gene encoding prefoldin subunit 1 isoform X2, yielding MAAPVDLELKKAFAELQAKMIDTQQKVKLADLQIEQLSRMKKHANLTHVEIGSLPNNTRMYEGVGRMFILQSKNEINNQLMEKQKTADDKIKELEQKKTYLERSVKEAEDNIREMLMSRRAQ
- the pfdn1 gene encoding prefoldin subunit 1 isoform X1, producing MIDTQQKVKLADLQIEQLSRMKKHANLTHVEIGSLPNNTRMYEGVGRMFILQSKNEINNQLMEKQKTADDKIKELEQKKTYLERSVKEAEDNIREMLMSRRAQ